Proteins found in one Podarcis muralis chromosome 5, rPodMur119.hap1.1, whole genome shotgun sequence genomic segment:
- the TUBB1 gene encoding tubulin beta-1 chain isoform X1, whose translation MREIVHLQIGQCGNQIGSKFWEVISDEHGIDTTGNYRGDSPLQQERINVYFNEAYSHKYVPRAILVDLEPGTMDSVRSSKIGPLFRPDNFIHGNSGAGNNWAKGHYTEGAELIESVMDVVRNECEGCDCLQGFQLTHSLGGGTGSGMGTLLINKIKEEYPDRIMNTFSVVPSPKVSDTVVEPYNAILSIHQLIENTDETFCIDNEALYDICFRTLKLPSPAYGDLNHLVSLTMSGVTTSLRFPGQLNADLRKLAVNMVPFPRLHFFMPGFAPLTARGSQQYRALSVPELTQQMFDARNMMAACDPRHGRYLTVACIFRGQMSTREVDEQLLAVQTKHSSQFVEWIPNNVKVAVCDIPPRGLKMAATFIGNNTAIQEIFKRLSEQFSAMFRRKAFLHWYTGEGMDEMEFSEAESNTNDLVSEYQQYQDATADVEEYVEVEAEASQEEEEEEKEAP comes from the exons TTCTGGGAAGTCATAAGCGATGAGCATGGAATTGATACCACGGGAAACTACCGTGGAGActcaccactgcagcaggaaagaATTAATGTTTATTTCAACGAAGCGTATT CCCACAAGTATGTTCCTCGTGCTATCTTGGTGGACTTGGAGCCTGGAACGATGGACAGCGTGAGGTCCAGCAAAATAGGCCCACTCTTTCGACCCGATAACTTTATTCATG gAAATTCTGGCGCCGGGAACAACTGGGCAAAAGGCCATTACACTGAAGGGGCCGAATTGATTGAAAGTGTGATGGACGTCGTGAGGAATGAGTGTGAGGGCTGCGACTGCCTGCAGGGCTTTCAGCTGACCCATTCCCTTGGTGGTGGGACTGGGTCTGGAATGGGCACCCTTCTGATCAACAAGATCAAAGAAGAATACCCTGACAGGATCATGAACACCTTCAGCGTAGTACCATCCCCCAAAGTTTCGGACACCGTCGTTGAGCCATACAACGCCATATTATCCATCCACCAGCTGATAGAGAACACGGACGAAACCTTCTGCATCGATAATGAAGCCCTCTACGACATATGCTTTAGGACGCTGAAGCTTCCCTCGCCGGCCTATGGGGACCTCAACCACCTGGTGTCCCTCACCATGAGTGGCGTCACCACCTCCCTCCGCTTCCCTGGCCAGCTCAATGCAGACTTGAGGAAGCTGGCAGTCAACATGGTGCCTTTCCCTCGGCTGCATTTCTTCATGCCAGGATTTGCGCCACTTACAGCCCGGGGCAGCCAGCAGTACAGAGCCCTCTCCGTCCCAGAGCTCACCCAACAGATGTTTGATGCAAGGAACATGATGGCGGCCTGTGACCCGCGTCACGGCCGCTACTTGACGGTGGCGTGCATCTTCCGAGGCCAGATGTCTACCAGGGAGGTGGATGAGCAGCTGCTGGCCGTGCAGACGAAGCACAGCAGCCAGTTTGTGGAGTGGATCCCCAACAATGTCAAGGTGGCCGTGTGCGATATTCCGCCCCGTGGCCTCAAGATGGCGGCCACCTTCATAGGGAACAACACAGCCATACAAGAGATCTTCAAGAGGCTGTCCGAGCAGTTCTCAGCCATGTTCAGGAGGAAAGCGTTTCTGCACTGGTATACCGGAGAAGGGATGGATGAGATGGAATTTTCTGAAGCTGAAAGCAACACTAATGACTTGGTGTCTGAGTATCAGCAGTATCAAGATGCCACAGCCGATGTAGAAGAATATGTGGAGGTGGAGGCAGAGGCaagccaggaagaagaagaagaagaaaaggaagctcCTTAA
- the TUBB1 gene encoding tubulin beta-1 chain isoform X2, whose product MDSVRSSKIGPLFRPDNFIHGNSGAGNNWAKGHYTEGAELIESVMDVVRNECEGCDCLQGFQLTHSLGGGTGSGMGTLLINKIKEEYPDRIMNTFSVVPSPKVSDTVVEPYNAILSIHQLIENTDETFCIDNEALYDICFRTLKLPSPAYGDLNHLVSLTMSGVTTSLRFPGQLNADLRKLAVNMVPFPRLHFFMPGFAPLTARGSQQYRALSVPELTQQMFDARNMMAACDPRHGRYLTVACIFRGQMSTREVDEQLLAVQTKHSSQFVEWIPNNVKVAVCDIPPRGLKMAATFIGNNTAIQEIFKRLSEQFSAMFRRKAFLHWYTGEGMDEMEFSEAESNTNDLVSEYQQYQDATADVEEYVEVEAEASQEEEEEEKEAP is encoded by the exons ATGGACAGCGTGAGGTCCAGCAAAATAGGCCCACTCTTTCGACCCGATAACTTTATTCATG gAAATTCTGGCGCCGGGAACAACTGGGCAAAAGGCCATTACACTGAAGGGGCCGAATTGATTGAAAGTGTGATGGACGTCGTGAGGAATGAGTGTGAGGGCTGCGACTGCCTGCAGGGCTTTCAGCTGACCCATTCCCTTGGTGGTGGGACTGGGTCTGGAATGGGCACCCTTCTGATCAACAAGATCAAAGAAGAATACCCTGACAGGATCATGAACACCTTCAGCGTAGTACCATCCCCCAAAGTTTCGGACACCGTCGTTGAGCCATACAACGCCATATTATCCATCCACCAGCTGATAGAGAACACGGACGAAACCTTCTGCATCGATAATGAAGCCCTCTACGACATATGCTTTAGGACGCTGAAGCTTCCCTCGCCGGCCTATGGGGACCTCAACCACCTGGTGTCCCTCACCATGAGTGGCGTCACCACCTCCCTCCGCTTCCCTGGCCAGCTCAATGCAGACTTGAGGAAGCTGGCAGTCAACATGGTGCCTTTCCCTCGGCTGCATTTCTTCATGCCAGGATTTGCGCCACTTACAGCCCGGGGCAGCCAGCAGTACAGAGCCCTCTCCGTCCCAGAGCTCACCCAACAGATGTTTGATGCAAGGAACATGATGGCGGCCTGTGACCCGCGTCACGGCCGCTACTTGACGGTGGCGTGCATCTTCCGAGGCCAGATGTCTACCAGGGAGGTGGATGAGCAGCTGCTGGCCGTGCAGACGAAGCACAGCAGCCAGTTTGTGGAGTGGATCCCCAACAATGTCAAGGTGGCCGTGTGCGATATTCCGCCCCGTGGCCTCAAGATGGCGGCCACCTTCATAGGGAACAACACAGCCATACAAGAGATCTTCAAGAGGCTGTCCGAGCAGTTCTCAGCCATGTTCAGGAGGAAAGCGTTTCTGCACTGGTATACCGGAGAAGGGATGGATGAGATGGAATTTTCTGAAGCTGAAAGCAACACTAATGACTTGGTGTCTGAGTATCAGCAGTATCAAGATGCCACAGCCGATGTAGAAGAATATGTGGAGGTGGAGGCAGAGGCaagccaggaagaagaagaagaagaaaaggaagctcCTTAA
- the ATP5F1E gene encoding ATP synthase F(1) complex subunit epsilon, mitochondrial: protein MVSYWRQAGLSYIRYSQICAQAVRAALKPQFKAEAEKTAGANVKIVRIKKE, encoded by the exons ATGGTGTCCTACTGGAGGCAGGCCGGGCTCAG ctACATCCGCTATTCCCAGATCTGCGCCCAGGCCGTGAGAGCAGCGCTGAAACCGCAGTTTAAAGCGGAGGCAGAGAAAACGGCGGGAGCGAACGTGAAAATAGTCAGAATAAAAAAGGAATGA
- the PRELID3B gene encoding PRELI domain containing protein 3B — MKIWTSEHTFNHPWETVTTAAMQKYPNPMNPSVVGVDVLDRHVDPNGKLHSHRLLSTEWGMPSIVKSLIGACRTRTYVQEHSIVDPVEKVLELNSTNISFTNLVSVDERLIYKPHPEKPEKTILTQEATICVKGVSVSSYLEGLMENTISSNAKKGREALEWVINKLNAEIEEFTSSARGNMRSSMAAAAFMEK; from the exons ATGAAGATCTGGACCTCTGAGCACACCTTCAA CCACCCTTGGGAGACAGTTACTACAGCTGCTATGCAGAAATATCCAAATCCCATGAATCCCAGTGTGGTTGGAGTAGATGTTCTGGACCGGCATGTAGATCCCAATGGAAAGTTACATAGCCACAGGTTGCTCAGTACCGAATGGGGGATGCCATCAATTGTAAAATCA CTTATTGGTGCTTGTAGAACAAGGACATATGTACAAGAACACTCCATAGTTGACCCAGTAGAGAAAGTACTGGAGCTCAATTCTACTAAT aTTTCATTTACAAATCTTGTGTCAGTAGATGAGAGATTAATCTATAAACCACATCCTGAAAAGCCAGAAAA AACCATTTTGACCCAAGAAGCAACGATTTGTGTGAAAGGTGTTAGTGTCAGCAGTTACCTGGAAGGACTAATGGAGAACACAATCTCTTCTAATGCTAAAAAA GGACGTGAAGCACTAGAATGGGTGATCAACAAACTGAATGCCGAAATAGAGGAATTCACTTCTTCAGCAAGAGGAAACATGAGGTCTTCTATGGCAGCCGCAGCCTTTATGGAGAAATAA